The Bacillus sp. FJAT-27916 genomic interval GCCTCCTATGACCCGGATGGCGGAGAAACAGAATCTTATATGTTCTACATTTAATGATAGATAGCCAATCCAAGCTTTCCCTGTTAATCAACTAGGAGAGAATCAATCCAGCGGTGAATGAAATCATCTGCCGCTCCCGAGATCAGACCCTTGGCGGATGGTTAGTTGGCTTCCATCACAACGCTATAGGAATAAAGTAAACAGTGTGGCAAGGAGGTATCGGCCATTGGAAACGATATATCTTGATCATGCAGCAACTACACCGATGCATCCAGAGGCTATCCGTGTGATGACGGATGTGATGAATGATACATTTGGAAACCCATCCAGTATCCATCAATTTGGACGGGCTGCAAGAAAGAGAATGGATGATTCAAGAAAGGTGCTTGCTGACAGTATCAGAGCATCCATTGATGAGATCATTTTTACGAGCGGCGGAACGGAAGCAGATAATTCTGCGATTTTCAGTGCTGTCCAGGCGTTAAGAGATAAAGGAAATCATATTATCACAAGTGAGATTGAGCATCATGCCGTGCTTCATACATGCGAGGAGCTTGAAAAGCATGGGTTTGATGTGACCTATTTGCCGGTTGATGAGCTTGGAAGGGTATCCGTTGATTCGGTAAAGCAAGCGTTAAGAGACGATACCATTCTTGTAACCATCATGTATGGCAATAATGAGGTCGGCACCTTGCAGCCAATCAGGGAGATTGGAAGACTGCTTAAAGACCATCAAGCGTTCTTTCATACAGATGCCGTACAAGCCTATGGAGCCGTTCCGATTGATGTGAAGGAGCTTGGTGTTGATTTCATGAGTGTTTCTTCTCATAAGATCAATGGGCCAAAGGGCATCGGATTCCTGTATGCAAGGAAAGGCATTCCCTTTAAGCCATTATTGTTCGGTGGTGAACAAGAGCGCAAGCGCCGGGCTGGTACGGAAAATGTAGCCGGCGCGGCGGGTTTTGCAAAGGCTGCTGAGATTATCCAGCAGACAGCTGCGGAAAAGACAGCCATGTACAAGACATTTAAAGGAATAATGATTCGTTTGCTCGAGGAATCAGGAATTGAATTTGCCATCAATGGTACCTTGGATGAGTCTCTTCCTCATATTTTGAATATCAGCTTCCCGGGTGTAAGTGTCGAAGCATTCCTAGTCAATTTGGACTTGGCAGGTATTGCTGTGTCAAGCGGGTCTGCTTGCACAGCGGGATCCATTGAGCCATCTCACGTACTGGTAGCGATGTTCGGCAAAGAATCAGAGAGAACAAAAAACTCCATCCGCTTCAGCTTCGGGCTGAATAATACGACGGAAGAAATCGAACGAGCTGCCTTAACAGCGATTAAAGTAGCCAATCGTTTAGCGAGATAAATAGTTAGAGGTGAAATATATGAAATCCCCAGCGGAAACAAGAGTCGTTGTAGGAATGTCCGGTGGTGTGGATTCTTCAGTTGCAGCCTATCTTTTAAAAGAGCAAGGCTATGACGTAGTAGGAATTTTCATGAAAAACTGGGACGATACCGATGAATTTGGCGTGTGCACAGCGACGGA includes:
- a CDS encoding cysteine desulfurase family protein, producing METIYLDHAATTPMHPEAIRVMTDVMNDTFGNPSSIHQFGRAARKRMDDSRKVLADSIRASIDEIIFTSGGTEADNSAIFSAVQALRDKGNHIITSEIEHHAVLHTCEELEKHGFDVTYLPVDELGRVSVDSVKQALRDDTILVTIMYGNNEVGTLQPIREIGRLLKDHQAFFHTDAVQAYGAVPIDVKELGVDFMSVSSHKINGPKGIGFLYARKGIPFKPLLFGGEQERKRRAGTENVAGAAGFAKAAEIIQQTAAEKTAMYKTFKGIMIRLLEESGIEFAINGTLDESLPHILNISFPGVSVEAFLVNLDLAGIAVSSGSACTAGSIEPSHVLVAMFGKESERTKNSIRFSFGLNNTTEEIERAALTAIKVANRLAR